TGCCGTGCGGTGGATGGTCAACTTCTCCCGGGCTCGCAAGGAGCGCACCATGGCTCTTCGGCTGGCCGGCGAGCTCATGGACGCAGCCAACGGCGCAGGCGCTTCGGTTAAGCGTCGTGAGGACCTGCACAAGATGGCAGAGGCCAACAAGGCCTTCGCGCACTACAGATGGTAGAGAGCTAGAAGATTTGAGAGCGGACCGGTTGACCATGCACGCCTAGCGGCAGTGCCATGACCAACCGGCCGGGAGTAATCTCCCGGCCGCTTTTTTTGAAGGTTTGAGAACTTAAAAGTGATGTGGATCAGGAAATGAATAACAAGGTTATGGATAAAAAAGAAGCGATTCAGACGAAGCAAAAGGTCTCCGCAATTCGCGAGATCCCGCTCGGCCGTACCCGGAACATCGGGATCATGGCGCACATCGACGCGGGTAAGACCACCACAACCGAACGCATCCTTTTCTACACCGGCCGCACCTACAAAATCGGAGAGGTTCACGACGGCGCAGCCGTCATGGACTGGATGGTCCAGGAGCAGGAGCGTGGCATCACCATCACCTCTGCCTCCACCACCGCAAAGTGGAAAGACCATGTAATCAACATCATCGACACCCCCGGCCACGTCGACTTCACGGTCGAGGTCGAACGGTCCCTTCGAGTCCTCGACGGGGCCGTTGCTGTGTTCGACGCCGTTTCCGGTGTCGAGCCCCAGACCGAGACCGTATGGCGCCAGGCCGACAAGTTCCGGGTGCCGAGGATCTGTTTCGTCAACAAGATGGACCGCGTCGGCGCCGACTACTTCGCCGCCGTCGAGAGCATGCGGGAGCGCCTGGGCGCCCACCCGCTGCCCATCCAGATTCCGTGGGGCAACGAAGCCGACTTCAAGGGCATTATCGACCTCGTGCAGATGCGGGCCTACCACTGGGACACCGAGACCGGTGTCGACTACCAGGTGGTCGACATCCCCGAGGAGCTCAAGGCCGACGCCGAGCACTGGCGCCACGAGCTGTACGAGGCTCTGGCCGAGTTCGACGAGGAGGTCATGGAGGCCTACATCCACGGCCACGAGGCGTCCAACGAGCACCTGAAGCAGGCGCTCCGCAAGGCGACCCTGGCGGGCGAAGCCCAGCCGGTCCTCTGCGGAACCGCTTTCAAGAACAAGGGTGTCCAGACGCTGCTCGACGCAGTCATCGCGTACCTGCCGGCGCCTACCGACGTCCTCCCCGTGACCGGCGAGGTTCCCCGGACCGGCGACACTGTAGAGCGAGCCCCCTCCGACGAGGAGCCGTTCTCCGCACTGGCCTTCAAGATCATGAGCGACCCGCACGTGGGACGAATCACCTACATGAGGGTCTACTCGGGCGTCATGCGCTCGGGTGGTGCGCTGCTCAACTCCACCCGTGACCGCAAGGAGCGGGCCGGCCGGTTGCTGCAGATGCACGCCAACCACCGTGAGGACCTGTCGGCATGCATGACCGGTGACATCGTCGCCGTCGTCGGCCTGCGCCACACCCTTACCGGTGACACCCTGTGCGACCCGGAGTACCCGATCATGCTGGAGTCGCCCATCTTTGCGGCGCCGGTTATCCAGCTGGCGATCGAGCCGAAGACCAAGATGGACCAGGACAAGCTGGGCAACGCCCTGCACCGGTTGAGCGAAGAAGACCCGACCTTCAAGATCCACACGGACGAGGAGACGGGCCAGACGATCATCGCCGGCATGGGTGAGCTTCACCTCGAGGTCCTGGTCGACCGGCTGACCCGTGAGTTCAACGTCGACGCCAACGTCGGTCGGCCGCAGGTTGCCTACCGTGAGTCGATCACCAAAGCCGTTCCCCGCCACATCACCCGCTACATCAAGCAGACGGGTGGTAAAGGTCAGTTCGCACACGTGGAGATCGCTCTGGAGCCCATGGGCCCCGGCGGCGGCTACGAGTTCGTGAACAAGATCAAGGGCGGCGCCATCCCCACCGAGTACATCGGGTCGGTGGACGAGGGCATCCAGGAGTCACTGGCTTCGGGCGTTCTGGCCGGCTACCCGCTGGTCGACGTGCGGGCCACCCTGACCGACGGGTCGTTCCACGAGGTCGACTCGTCCGAGATGGCGTTCAAGATCGCCGGTTCCATGGCGCTGAAGGAAGCCGCCCGCAAGGCGGACCCCCAGCTGCTCGAGCCGGTCATGGAGGTCGAGGTATCGACCCCCGAGCCCTTCATGGGCGACGTCATGGGCGACCTCAGCTCCAGGCGAGGGCGTATCGAGAAGATGGACAGCCGGGGTGCGCTGCAGATCATCCGGGCCCAGGTACCCCTGTCCCAGATGTTCGGGTACGCAACCGACCTGCGCAGCAGCACCCAGGGCCGCGCAACCTACACGATGCAGTTCCACTCCTATCAAGCGGTCCCCAAGGCTCAGGCCGAAGAGATCGTCAAAAAAGTTCGCGGCGAGTAAGGACACCAGCAAATGGCAGCGGGACAGAAGATTCGAATCAAGCTCAAGGCCTATCACCACGAGGTGATCGACCAGAGCGCTCGCAAGATAGTGGACACGGTTCAGCGCACCGGTGCTTCGGTGCACGGCCCGGTGCCGCTGCCTACCCGCATCGAGAAGTTCGCGGTGATCCGGTCGCCGTTCAAGGACAAGGACTCTCGCGAGCACTTCGAGATGCGGACCCACAAGCGAATCATCGACATCGTGGACCCCACGCCCAAGACCGTCGACTCGCTGATGCGGCTGGACCTCCCGGCCGGCGTTGACATTGAAATCAAGCTCTAAGGCAGGCTGAGGAAATGGCTGAAATAACAAAAGGGATCCTCGGTCGCAAGATCGGCATGACCCAGATTTTCGACGACAAGTCACGGGTGGTCCCGGTGACCGTCATCCAGGTTGAGAACTGCCGGGTCTCCGGCGTTCGCACCCAGGAGAAGGACGGCT
The sequence above is drawn from the Actinomycetota bacterium genome and encodes:
- the rpsJ gene encoding 30S ribosomal protein S10, which gives rise to MAAGQKIRIKLKAYHHEVIDQSARKIVDTVQRTGASVHGPVPLPTRIEKFAVIRSPFKDKDSREHFEMRTHKRIIDIVDPTPKTVDSLMRLDLPAGVDIEIKL
- the fusA gene encoding elongation factor G — encoded protein: MDKKEAIQTKQKVSAIREIPLGRTRNIGIMAHIDAGKTTTTERILFYTGRTYKIGEVHDGAAVMDWMVQEQERGITITSASTTAKWKDHVINIIDTPGHVDFTVEVERSLRVLDGAVAVFDAVSGVEPQTETVWRQADKFRVPRICFVNKMDRVGADYFAAVESMRERLGAHPLPIQIPWGNEADFKGIIDLVQMRAYHWDTETGVDYQVVDIPEELKADAEHWRHELYEALAEFDEEVMEAYIHGHEASNEHLKQALRKATLAGEAQPVLCGTAFKNKGVQTLLDAVIAYLPAPTDVLPVTGEVPRTGDTVERAPSDEEPFSALAFKIMSDPHVGRITYMRVYSGVMRSGGALLNSTRDRKERAGRLLQMHANHREDLSACMTGDIVAVVGLRHTLTGDTLCDPEYPIMLESPIFAAPVIQLAIEPKTKMDQDKLGNALHRLSEEDPTFKIHTDEETGQTIIAGMGELHLEVLVDRLTREFNVDANVGRPQVAYRESITKAVPRHITRYIKQTGGKGQFAHVEIALEPMGPGGGYEFVNKIKGGAIPTEYIGSVDEGIQESLASGVLAGYPLVDVRATLTDGSFHEVDSSEMAFKIAGSMALKEAARKADPQLLEPVMEVEVSTPEPFMGDVMGDLSSRRGRIEKMDSRGALQIIRAQVPLSQMFGYATDLRSSTQGRATYTMQFHSYQAVPKAQAEEIVKKVRGE